Proteins from one Verrucomicrobiia bacterium genomic window:
- a CDS encoding DUF2335 domain-containing protein, producing the protein MADKEKQDSSEIQQIEEALLQKKPHALDDIPKEKVDEILKLAIETIRTNVSIQESYSGAIPHPSHLKAFNEIVPGSADLIFQEFKKQSEHRRALESYAIPRQTDQSGRGQIFAFILVILFLIAGVLLTMYDHDKVGGILLGFTLLGVTSVFITGKIFQEKELASKKQQ; encoded by the coding sequence TTGGCGGATAAGGAAAAACAGGATTCGTCTGAAATTCAGCAAATTGAAGAAGCTCTTCTTCAAAAGAAGCCACATGCTTTAGACGATATTCCTAAAGAAAAAGTAGATGAGATACTAAAATTAGCAATTGAGACTATAAGAACTAATGTCTCTATTCAGGAAAGCTATAGTGGGGCCATCCCGCATCCATCACACTTAAAAGCTTTTAACGAGATTGTTCCTGGTTCAGCCGATTTAATATTTCAAGAATTTAAAAAACAATCTGAACACAGAAGAGCTTTAGAATCTTACGCCATTCCTCGTCAAACTGATCAAAGCGGACGTGGTCAAATATTTGCATTTATTTTGGTGATATTATTTTTAATAGCAGGTGTTTTATTGACAATGTATGATCATGACAAGGTTGGAGGCATCCTTTTAGGATTTACTCTATTAGGTGTTACAAGTGTTTTTATAACAGGCAAAATCTTTCAAGAAAAAGAACTGGCCAGTAAAAAGCAACAGTGA
- the queA gene encoding tRNA preQ1(34) S-adenosylmethionine ribosyltransferase-isomerase QueA — protein MLTADFDFHLPPDRIATHPLAQRDQAKLLVVDRKTQTWQHHSVADLLQWLDPGDLWILNDTKVFPARLITADQKVELLLLEETSPQHWLCLASPGKKTRAGASLFFQSSLPNDPPLTAEVLRTLETGERVVRFHRPFNLDDFGQVPLPPYIEQQRQTQNIIFKEDKERYQTVYAQHIGSVAAPTAGFHLTPSLLEKIPHAFVTLHVGLGTFRPVKTEKIQDHDMHREKFQVTTEVAKTITKAKRRVAVGTTSCRVLETLAHHPSLQGSTNIFIYPPYTFSNTDALLTNFHLPRSTLLMLVSAFLENKKPVSLRYLRGIDFLKKIYEDAIQHNYRFYSYGDAMLIL, from the coding sequence ATGTTAACCGCCGATTTTGATTTTCACCTTCCGCCCGATCGGATTGCGACTCATCCTTTGGCACAACGAGATCAAGCAAAATTGCTAGTGGTAGATCGTAAGACTCAAACTTGGCAACATCATTCTGTTGCGGATCTGTTACAATGGCTTGATCCAGGCGATCTTTGGATTTTAAACGACACTAAAGTTTTTCCAGCACGATTGATCACCGCAGATCAAAAAGTGGAACTACTGCTCTTAGAAGAAACTTCACCACAGCATTGGCTTTGTCTTGCCAGCCCCGGGAAAAAAACACGCGCGGGAGCTTCACTGTTTTTTCAAAGCTCCTTACCAAATGATCCACCACTTACGGCTGAAGTTTTACGAACTTTAGAAACGGGCGAGCGGGTTGTTCGTTTTCATAGACCCTTCAATTTAGATGATTTCGGGCAAGTGCCACTTCCTCCTTACATTGAACAACAACGCCAAACTCAAAATATTATTTTTAAAGAAGACAAAGAACGTTATCAAACGGTTTATGCGCAACATATCGGTTCTGTAGCCGCTCCCACTGCGGGATTTCATTTAACTCCCAGCCTTTTAGAAAAAATCCCTCACGCCTTTGTTACCCTTCACGTGGGTTTGGGAACTTTTCGCCCAGTAAAAACAGAAAAAATTCAAGACCACGACATGCATCGAGAAAAATTCCAGGTCACTACCGAAGTGGCCAAGACCATTACCAAGGCAAAACGTCGTGTTGCAGTTGGCACAACCAGTTGCCGCGTTTTAGAAACATTAGCCCATCATCCTTCACTTCAAGGAAGTACAAATATTTTTATTTATCCTCCCTATACATTCAGCAATACGGATGCACTCCTAACCAATTTTCATCTTCCTCGCTCTACTTTATTAATGTTAGTAAGCGCTTTTTTAGAAAATAAAAAACCTGTGTCACTCCGCTATTTAAGAGGTATCGATTTTTTGAAAAAAATCTATGAAGACGCGATTCAACACAACTATCGCTTTTATAGCTATGGTGATGCGATGTTGATTCTTTAA